GCTGTTCCAGACGCTTTACTGCATTCCCACATCCATGTAGGTCGAAATTTATTTCGACAATAGCAGTAAAGCTGCTACAAGCTTGGTTTCTAGCTATTAAATTGCCTAATATTTGATCCTTTGGCGAGACTTGCTTATGCCCCCCTACTTTTGGTGCCTGCTGGGATGCGGTACTTAGAATTTGCTGGGAACAAAATTCTGTAATCTTACTCTTTTAGTCAGTAAGGTTTTCTGGCTCTGCAAGCATAAATGCTCGCCCACAAAAACTTTAGATTTTTAAACGATTATTTTCGACAAAAGTCGGTGGATTAATTACCTTACTCGAAGTGATTAGGCTTAATAGTTAATAGAAAAACTAATAACTCGCAATATTGAGGTTAAGGCGTTTTAAACTCAACTTACGTAGTTCAATGATCTCTTGAGTGGAAATTTGGTTTACCGCAAAAAACGCTTTTGCTTCTTGCTTTGAAATTAAATTATGGCGCTGCAGCATTTTATAACGCGCGTAGGCAATACCTTTAGACAACAACTTAGTCGCTTCAGAATACTCATCAAAGCTCACATCGCTGGCGTAATCTTCAATTAGTGGCAATACCATCATGCGTTTCAGGTTAAAACTTTCCACTATATTGGCACTAATAGGTGCTGAAAATTCCATCATCAAATTACGTAGTTTGATTGGATCAGGCTCTAAATCGACTAACGCATCATGCTCTTCTTTCATGCGACCATCACGCGCTTCAGTTAATTTTTTCTTCCACACTTCGTCAAAAACGCGATAATACAAGCGAATTATGGCTGATTTGCCAATGTCATGAAACATGCCTGCAACAAATAAAGCACTTTCATTTTGATCATAGATTTGGGCTAATTTACGACAGCATATTGCCGTTGCTAGGCCATTTTCCCAAAGCTTACGCTTCATCAATCGAAACGGCTCTGTGCTATGTGGCACCCACTGGCGCAATGCAAATGAAGGGATAACAAAAGGCAGGTTTTCTAAGCCAATATAACTTAACGCCGTTTTAAGTTTATCTACCCGTACTTTTTTCGCTTCTGCCGATTTACGATATACAGGCAAGTTAACAAATTTAATCAGATCTTCCGTTAACCATTGCTGAGATGCGACTAGCGGCTCTAATCGGCTAATAGATGCAGCTTTAACCGACAATATATCTAATGAGGCTGGAACGGCATCTGAAGTGCCTATTGTTCGCTCTACGACACTGTCTGTTTCTAAAATACGCTCGCGAAAAAGCAAATCGACTTCAGAATTGACCTCGCTGGACATTTCTTGTTTATGAACTGCTTTACTAAACTCTTGAGCTTGACGGCTTTCGCGAGCGTTTTTCTCTACATCCAGTAATCGGCGAGCATCATTTACATAGTCGTCTTCTTCGTACTCACCCAAAGCAATCATACGCTGACGACGGGCAAAGTCGTAACTTATCAGCAGGTCATGAAATCGTTGCTGAATACTCTCAGCGGTTGCATCTAGTGGCATATAGTTTTATTTATTCAGCATTATTTTCGGGGTAGATTTACGATCACAAACCTTAATCGGCACCACTTTTATCAAAAAGCTCTCCAATAAAAAATAGGTTTGGACACCAAACGTTTATCAGCAACCCTAACTTTGCCCTAAACATTAAAGTAAAAGATAGCCAAAAAGCTCAGCTATCGCAATGGTAACCATTACAAATCAGCAAAGCCATTTTGCAAAGGTTAAAAATGCCAAACTGTGAAACAAAGCTTAAAGTGATAAAAAGTTCTCTAACAGCTGGTAACCGTATTCAGAGGTCACTGATTCAGGGTGGTACTGAACCCCCCACAAAGGCAAAGATTGATGAGCAATGGCCATTATAGTTTGTTGATCATTATCTTGGGTTGTCGCAGTCACAGTAAAATCACGACTCAATGTATTAGGTTGAATCATTAAGGAGTGATAGCGAGTAACTGAAAAATTGCTAGGTATGCATTTAAACATTGCATGGCCGCTATGGCTAACAACGCTGTTTTTTCCATGCATGATCACCGGCGCTCGAACAATTTCAGCCCCATAAACTTGAGCAATGCTTTGATGGCCCAAACATACCCCTAAAATAGGAATATCACCAGCTAGCTCAGTGATCACATCTAACGACACGCCTGACTCATTTGGCGTACACGGACCAGGAGAAATGACAATGTGCTTGGCCTTGGCACGCTTAATGGTAGCAAGATCCCATTCATCATTACGCACCACTTTGACTTCAACATCCAATGACTGGAAATAATGCGCTAGGTTGAATGTAAATGAATCGTAGTTATCGATGAGCAGTAACAAGATATAAAACTAAAAAAGCAGGAAATTAAACAAATTATACTGGTTTTATTGGCCCATGTAACGCGGTACATGACACTGCTCAAGATAAGTAATAGATAGGGGCGAGAATGAAGAACAACAAACATAAAAAAGCCGCTGCAGAGTTAGTTATACTCGCAGCGGCTTTCAATTAACGTTATAAAAGCAACTAAATCAATGACTCTTGATCAGCACCTTCTTTTTCAACTACGGTTGGGATCAAGTCTTCTTTGCTAATACCAAGACTTAACGCGATTGAACTCGCAACATAAATAGATGAGTAAGTACCAACAAACACACCAAATAATAAAGCGGTTGCAAAACCGTGGATTAAGGCACCACCTTTAAAAAATAACGCTAACAATACTAGAATCGTCGTCACAGAGGTAATCATAGTACGGCTTAATGTTTGCGTTAACGAGATATTAATAATCTCTTCAGGCCCACCTTTACGTAATTTACGGAAGTTCTCGCGAATACGATCAGATACTACAATGGTGTCATTTAATGAGTAACCGATTACCGCTAATACAGCCGCTAAAACGGTTAAATCAAACTCTAAGCCCAAAATTGAAAATAAACCTAAAGTTAATAACACATCGTGTGCCAATGCCGACACAGAGCCTAAAGCAAAACGCCATTCAAAGCGAAATGCCACATAGATCAAGATACAAATAAGCGCGGTTAACATGGCAAGACCACCTTGCTCAGTCAACTCTTTACCGACATTAGGCCCTACAAACTCAATAC
This genomic window from Saccharobesus litoralis contains:
- a CDS encoding HDOD domain-containing protein, whose product is MPLDATAESIQQRFHDLLISYDFARRQRMIALGEYEEDDYVNDARRLLDVEKNARESRQAQEFSKAVHKQEMSSEVNSEVDLLFRERILETDSVVERTIGTSDAVPASLDILSVKAASISRLEPLVASQQWLTEDLIKFVNLPVYRKSAEAKKVRVDKLKTALSYIGLENLPFVIPSFALRQWVPHSTEPFRLMKRKLWENGLATAICCRKLAQIYDQNESALFVAGMFHDIGKSAIIRLYYRVFDEVWKKKLTEARDGRMKEEHDALVDLEPDPIKLRNLMMEFSAPISANIVESFNLKRMMVLPLIEDYASDVSFDEYSEATKLLSKGIAYARYKMLQRHNLISKQEAKAFFAVNQISTQEIIELRKLSLKRLNLNIASY
- a CDS encoding anthranilate synthase component II: MLLLIDNYDSFTFNLAHYFQSLDVEVKVVRNDEWDLATIKRAKAKHIVISPGPCTPNESGVSLDVITELAGDIPILGVCLGHQSIAQVYGAEIVRAPVIMHGKNSVVSHSGHAMFKCIPSNFSVTRYHSLMIQPNTLSRDFTVTATTQDNDQQTIMAIAHQSLPLWGVQYHPESVTSEYGYQLLENFLSL
- the secF gene encoding protein translocase subunit SecF, with the translated sequence MLAVNFKTIAFMSARKIAMAFSALLMIASLASLAVNKLNFGLDFTGGTLIEVGFEQSAELKGIRAVLDENGFDDAVVQHFGSSSEVLIRLEPREGAKAAEIGDSVLKALRKADQGEVDMRRIEFVGPNVGKELTEQGGLAMLTALICILIYVAFRFEWRFALGSVSALAHDVLLTLGLFSILGLEFDLTVLAAVLAVIGYSLNDTIVVSDRIRENFRKLRKGGPEEIINISLTQTLSRTMITSVTTILVLLALFFKGGALIHGFATALLFGVFVGTYSSIYVASSIALSLGISKEDLIPTVVEKEGADQESLI